A genome region from Acidisarcina sp. includes the following:
- a CDS encoding HAMP domain-containing sensor histidine kinase: protein MRSNRQSVALEVAPSQRILLDCLHKNRSNLLLVDQNSVPDLTALDVIAMGQRQSPPIPVILLGARSEDQVLLALQSGAIDALRESEMQRLPVAMKHALHKNPLVENQPERLGGKGLESPRPVDAMRESQKMATIGRLTASIAHEINNPLESITNLLFLMADDPMLSGSTRNYLQMAQHELARVTQISTQTLNFYREAPAPIATDLSRLLDEVLVLYARRIEEKHLAVIKEYEVIEPVTVLPGEMRQVFSNLISNAIEASSAGGQLRLRIRATRHVADGEVRGIRISVADSGSGIPAQVRNRLGEPFFTTKGERGTGLGLWVTQSILQRYGGNLQLHSSVSPRQHGTVFTVFLPTNLRPTILPSTRAAVALEEPAAAVDETTAASAPNSGAA, encoded by the coding sequence TTGCGTAGTAACCGGCAGAGTGTGGCGCTGGAGGTGGCTCCATCCCAACGGATTCTGCTGGACTGCCTTCACAAAAACCGGTCCAACCTCCTTCTTGTCGACCAGAACAGCGTTCCTGATCTAACGGCGCTGGACGTCATCGCAATGGGGCAGCGTCAATCCCCCCCGATTCCGGTGATCCTGCTTGGGGCCAGGAGCGAAGACCAGGTGCTGCTGGCGCTGCAATCTGGTGCAATCGATGCTTTACGTGAATCCGAAATGCAGAGATTGCCGGTGGCGATGAAACATGCGCTCCACAAGAACCCGCTGGTTGAAAACCAGCCGGAAAGACTGGGGGGTAAAGGTCTTGAATCCCCTCGGCCGGTGGATGCCATGCGCGAGAGCCAGAAGATGGCGACCATCGGAAGACTGACCGCCTCCATTGCTCACGAGATCAACAACCCGCTGGAGTCGATCACCAATCTTCTCTTCCTCATGGCCGACGATCCCATGCTCTCCGGCAGTACGCGGAATTATCTGCAGATGGCGCAACACGAACTGGCACGCGTGACCCAGATCAGCACCCAGACGCTCAACTTCTATCGCGAAGCGCCTGCCCCGATCGCCACAGACCTCTCCCGCCTGCTCGATGAGGTACTCGTTCTGTATGCGCGGCGCATCGAGGAAAAGCATCTGGCCGTGATCAAAGAGTATGAGGTCATCGAGCCGGTTACCGTGCTCCCCGGTGAGATGCGGCAGGTATTTTCTAACCTGATTTCAAATGCCATTGAAGCCAGCAGCGCCGGTGGACAGCTCCGTCTGCGCATCCGCGCAACCCGCCATGTGGCCGACGGAGAAGTGCGCGGCATTCGCATCTCCGTTGCCGATAGCGGCAGCGGCATCCCGGCGCAGGTTCGCAACCGACTGGGAGAGCCCTTCTTTACCACCAAGGGGGAGCGCGGTACGGGCCTGGGATTGTGGGTCACGCAGTCCATCCTGCAGCGCTATGGCGGGAACCTGCAGCTTCACTCCAGCGTGTCGCCGAGGCAGCATGGCACCGTCTTTACCGTCTTTCTGCCAACCAATCTGCGGCCAACCATCCTGCCCAGCACGCGGGCGGCAGTTGCGCTGGAAGAGCCCGCAGCCGCGGTCGACGAAACCACCGCCGCGAGCGCCCCGAACTCCGGCGCAGCCTAG
- a CDS encoding TolC family protein produces MVTNGTRMTVLGGVAGAAFLALTALFAASLGAAQNQNQSSAQNPYFGSVTTTAARPDVMPISLDDAIRMALEKNLALTLTQQDEGIAHAQKLEALAPMLPTVTGEASTGVHQYNLAAQGFRPGLVHSLSPGAIPMVVVVDVTSAQANYSQTLFDASQIASYRSARANEEAARFDTQSSRGLVVLAVGTTYLQAVAAASRVEYARALLRTDEVLLNQAVEQHKAGVVANLDELRARVIYQSQQQTVIAAENSFEKAKIALNREIGLPAEQKIALSDAAPYQDLATITVEEAQQQAYRSRQDYLSMQSQVKAAQLHRNAARYERLPTLSFGGNYGVTGITGGLYHGTFAAVGSLNLPLFEEGKLRGDRAVAEAQLGSAMSQLADMRSKIDAQLRDSLLDVQSSQDLVRVAQSNIGLATKTLEQVTDRYQAGIDDNLPVVEAQSTLANAQSQLVDSLYRYNQAKLGLARNLGIVDTQYKVYLGR; encoded by the coding sequence ATGGTTACCAACGGAACCAGGATGACAGTCCTGGGGGGAGTCGCAGGTGCGGCGTTCCTGGCGTTAACCGCTCTGTTTGCAGCATCATTGGGAGCCGCACAGAACCAGAACCAATCTTCGGCCCAGAATCCCTACTTTGGCAGCGTGACCACTACGGCAGCCAGGCCGGATGTGATGCCGATATCGCTCGACGATGCGATCCGCATGGCGTTGGAGAAGAATCTGGCACTGACCTTAACGCAGCAGGATGAAGGAATTGCCCACGCACAAAAGCTTGAGGCGCTGGCGCCGATGCTGCCTACGGTCACCGGCGAGGCGAGTACCGGGGTTCACCAGTACAATCTTGCCGCCCAGGGCTTCCGGCCCGGGCTGGTCCACAGCCTTTCGCCCGGCGCCATCCCTATGGTGGTGGTTGTGGACGTGACATCCGCCCAGGCTAATTATTCGCAGACCCTGTTCGACGCATCGCAGATCGCCAGTTATCGCTCCGCCCGCGCCAATGAGGAGGCGGCGCGGTTCGACACGCAATCCTCGCGCGGGCTGGTGGTTCTGGCGGTAGGCACGACCTATCTCCAGGCCGTCGCGGCGGCGTCCCGGGTGGAGTATGCCCGGGCCCTGTTGCGCACCGATGAAGTGCTGCTGAACCAGGCAGTGGAGCAACACAAGGCCGGAGTGGTCGCCAATCTGGACGAGCTGCGCGCCCGAGTGATCTACCAGAGCCAGCAGCAGACCGTCATTGCAGCAGAGAACAGCTTTGAAAAGGCCAAGATCGCGCTGAATCGCGAGATCGGGCTTCCTGCCGAGCAGAAGATTGCCCTGAGCGACGCGGCTCCCTACCAAGATTTGGCAACCATCACGGTGGAAGAGGCACAGCAGCAGGCGTATCGCAGCCGGCAGGACTACCTCTCCATGCAGTCGCAGGTGAAGGCGGCGCAGCTCCATCGCAACGCTGCCAGGTATGAGCGGCTGCCGACGCTCAGCTTCGGCGGAAATTACGGTGTTACGGGCATCACGGGTGGGCTGTATCACGGAACCTTTGCCGCCGTTGGGTCGCTGAATCTTCCTCTCTTTGAGGAGGGCAAGCTGCGCGGAGACCGGGCAGTGGCGGAGGCACAACTGGGCAGCGCGATGTCGCAACTGGCGGATATGCGGTCGAAGATCGACGCGCAGCTTCGCGACAGTCTGCTGGACGTGCAGTCTTCCCAGGACCTGGTGCGCGTGGCGCAGAGCAATATCGGCCTCGCCACAAAGACGCTGGAACAGGTGACGGATCGCTATCAGGCGGGCATTGACGACAATCTTCCGGTGGTGGAGGCGCAGAGCACCCTCGCGAATGCGCAATCGCAACTGGTGGATAGCCTGTACCGCTACAACCAGGCCAAGTTGGGGCTGGCGCGGAACCTTGGCATCGTTGATACGCAGTACAAGGTTTACCTTGGGCGATAA
- the alaC gene encoding alanine transaminase: MEEFSRIKRLPPYVFNITGELKANARKAGEDIIDFGMGNPDGATPQHIVDKMIEAARRQTTHRYSLSKGIPRLRKAISNWYKTRYAVDIDPESEAIVTIGSKEGIAHLCLAMLNTGDTVLVPNPSYPIHIYGPVIAGADVLSIPVHNTEDFLAELESTIPRMTPRPKLLIVNFPSNPTTQCVDLPFFTRLVELCREFKIWLVHDLAYADLVFDGYRAPSIMEVPGAKEIAVEFFTLSKSYNMPGWRVGFMVGSKTLVNALSRIKSYFDYGTFTPIQVASILALEGPQDCVREIVENYRSRRDVLVQGLNKAGWQVALPKATMFVWGKIPEPYLGLKSLEFSKKLLTDAKVAVSPGVGFGEYGDEHVRFSLIENEERTRQAIRGIRHMFLKDGILAEKVRE, translated from the coding sequence ATGGAAGAGTTTTCAAGAATCAAGCGGCTGCCCCCTTATGTCTTCAACATCACGGGTGAGCTGAAGGCCAATGCCCGCAAGGCAGGCGAAGACATCATCGACTTCGGCATGGGCAATCCCGATGGCGCCACGCCGCAACACATCGTCGACAAAATGATTGAAGCGGCGCGCCGTCAGACGACGCATCGCTACTCGCTGTCGAAGGGGATTCCCCGCCTGCGGAAGGCTATCTCCAACTGGTACAAGACGCGCTACGCGGTCGATATCGATCCGGAATCGGAGGCGATCGTCACCATCGGCTCCAAGGAAGGGATCGCGCACCTTTGCCTGGCGATGCTGAACACCGGAGACACGGTGCTGGTGCCGAATCCCAGCTACCCCATCCACATCTACGGCCCGGTGATTGCCGGGGCGGATGTGCTGAGCATCCCGGTCCACAATACAGAGGATTTTCTCGCGGAGTTGGAGAGCACGATTCCGCGCATGACGCCGCGGCCCAAGCTGCTGATCGTCAACTTCCCCTCCAACCCGACGACGCAATGTGTCGATCTGCCGTTCTTTACGCGGCTGGTGGAGCTTTGCCGCGAGTTTAAGATCTGGCTGGTGCATGATCTCGCTTACGCGGATCTCGTCTTCGATGGCTACCGGGCTCCCTCGATCATGGAAGTGCCGGGCGCGAAAGAGATAGCGGTGGAGTTCTTCACGCTCTCCAAGAGCTACAACATGCCGGGATGGCGGGTTGGCTTCATGGTGGGGAGCAAGACGCTGGTCAACGCGCTCTCGCGCATCAAGAGTTACTTCGACTACGGCACCTTTACGCCCATCCAGGTGGCTTCAATTCTGGCCCTGGAGGGTCCGCAGGATTGTGTGCGCGAGATCGTCGAAAACTATCGTTCGCGGCGCGACGTGCTGGTGCAAGGGCTGAACAAGGCCGGCTGGCAGGTGGCGCTACCCAAGGCCACCATGTTTGTGTGGGGTAAGATTCCCGAGCCGTACCTCGGTCTGAAATCGCTGGAGTTCTCCAAGAAGCTGCTGACCGATGCCAAGGTCGCCGTCAGCCCCGGCGTGGGGTTCGGGGAGTACGGCGATGAACATGTTCGCTTTTCGCTGATTGAAAACGAAGAGCGCACGAGGCAGGCAATTCGCGGCATCCGGCACATGTTCCTCAAGGATGGAATCCTGGCGGAAAAGGTCCGCGAATAG
- a CDS encoding thioredoxin domain-containing protein — MSLFARVRRYALVSLPVMAVFFLLATTGFAQFSNPTPVGDKSALRPPAGARVALYVFEDLECPDCSRAYPLLTEAAEKYKIPLLIHDFPLPFHAWSFDAAVNARWFDTKGKKTGDEYRAAVYASQPSIHTPGDLRSFTEKFAAQHQIQLPFVVDPQKKLSDAVKADYALGQRIGIEHTPTIWVVTNKTNGVPFVEVVDRSKLYEMIDKALAETKSPAAPAKNRVVKASTKK; from the coding sequence ATGTCCTTGTTTGCACGAGTACGTCGCTATGCCCTTGTCAGTCTGCCCGTGATGGCCGTGTTCTTCCTGCTGGCCACGACGGGCTTTGCCCAGTTTTCAAACCCCACGCCGGTGGGGGACAAGTCGGCGCTCCGGCCGCCCGCCGGGGCACGCGTGGCGCTTTACGTGTTCGAGGATCTGGAGTGTCCGGATTGCTCGCGCGCCTATCCGTTGCTGACGGAGGCGGCGGAGAAGTACAAGATTCCGCTGCTGATCCACGACTTCCCGCTGCCCTTTCACGCGTGGAGCTTTGACGCGGCGGTGAATGCCCGCTGGTTCGACACCAAGGGCAAAAAGACGGGCGATGAATATCGGGCAGCCGTTTATGCCTCGCAGCCCTCGATCCACACTCCGGGAGATCTGAGGTCGTTCACGGAGAAGTTTGCCGCGCAGCACCAGATCCAGTTGCCCTTTGTCGTCGATCCGCAGAAGAAGTTGTCGGATGCGGTCAAGGCCGACTACGCCCTCGGGCAAAGGATAGGCATCGAGCACACGCCGACGATCTGGGTGGTAACCAACAAAACGAATGGCGTGCCGTTTGTCGAGGTGGTGGACCGCAGCAAGCTCTACGAGATGATCGACAAGGCATTGGCGGAGACCAAGAGTCCAGCGGCTCCGGCGAAAAACCGGGTCGTGAAGGCATCGACGAAGAAGTAG
- a CDS encoding radical SAM protein yields the protein MSVARKKTLSRSLKGAWRKTRELALVGHALLSTRHAVMAQIVPMRFCNLSCAYCNEYDKVSDPVPVDEMLRRIDHLARLGTSIITISGGEPLTHPDLDQIIARIRHHGRMAGMITNGYLLNPERIQRLNRAGLDHMQISIDNVEPDEISKKSLKVLDKKLQFLAEHADFHVNINSVVGGGIKNPQDALTVSHRALELGFTSTIGIIHDGSGQLKPLQDEERRVYFEVRGLKKKNYSRFNKFQLAIADGKPNDWRCRAGSRYIYVCEDGLVHYCSQQRGWPGIPLAKYTRQHLNHEFLTEKSCSPNCTISCVHQISYIDHWRAPQHTRVNPPSQHEEKSPLVQIH from the coding sequence ATGTCCGTTGCTCGCAAAAAGACCCTTTCCCGCAGCCTGAAGGGCGCCTGGCGCAAGACTCGCGAGCTGGCGCTGGTGGGTCACGCCCTGCTCTCGACCCGGCATGCCGTTATGGCGCAGATCGTTCCCATGCGCTTCTGCAACCTCTCCTGCGCCTACTGCAATGAGTACGATAAGGTCTCCGATCCGGTACCGGTCGACGAGATGCTGCGCCGCATCGACCACCTTGCGCGTCTCGGCACCAGCATCATCACCATCTCCGGCGGCGAGCCGCTGACGCATCCCGACCTCGATCAGATCATCGCCCGCATCCGCCACCACGGCCGCATGGCAGGAATGATCACCAACGGCTATCTGCTCAACCCCGAGCGCATCCAGCGCCTCAACCGCGCCGGGCTCGACCACATGCAGATCTCCATCGACAACGTGGAGCCGGACGAAATCTCCAAGAAGAGCCTCAAGGTCCTCGACAAAAAACTGCAGTTTCTGGCGGAGCACGCTGACTTCCACGTGAACATCAACTCCGTCGTCGGCGGCGGCATCAAGAACCCCCAGGATGCACTCACCGTCAGCCACCGCGCCCTTGAGCTAGGTTTTACCTCGACCATCGGCATCATTCACGACGGCAGTGGCCAGTTGAAGCCGCTCCAGGATGAAGAGCGCCGCGTCTATTTTGAAGTTCGCGGCCTCAAGAAGAAGAACTACTCCCGTTTCAACAAGTTCCAGCTCGCCATTGCCGACGGCAAGCCCAATGATTGGCGCTGCCGCGCCGGATCGCGCTACATCTATGTCTGCGAAGACGGCCTCGTCCACTACTGCTCCCAGCAGCGCGGCTGGCCTGGAATTCCGCTGGCGAAATACACCCGTCAGCACCTCAATCACGAGTTCCTGACAGAAAAATCGTGCTCGCCGAACTGCACCATCTCCTGCGTACACCAGATCTCCTACATCGATCACTGGCGTGCCCCGCAGCATACCCGCGTCAATCCCCCCTCTCAGCACGAGGAGAAGTCTCCGCTGGTCCAGATTCACTAA
- a CDS encoding PDZ domain-containing protein codes for MNPFLTRVSFVILGSFCLGSLSLAAPAAYAAMGEGQFFLPMQDSPAYLARPSQGYLGVDIRDIDSDRAGALKLKEAKGAEIVTVDHDAPAGKSGLRVHDVILEMNGQAVEGVEQLRRLLRETPSGRTVTFVVSRNGVLTNVSVQLADRATVEQEAWNNHISVPEPPPAMGFNSSTAGSPHGLMGGWSLGKGSALYVGAIMDPVAPQLANYIGVQEGMGLLVKSVDSKSPAATAGLKQNDVVLKINQDTLSTRADWERELRENYGKSVQLTIVRDRKQQVLTMQAGSPKNQKKKSELDWPGFAPSKAEIDALVASAKQEMPNIDSRALAEEVRKSLSGVNPDAIRQQMEEMRQQMPELFTPQQMDQLRREMDRLRQELPAQPMD; via the coding sequence ATGAATCCTTTCTTGACGCGAGTTTCGTTCGTCATTCTTGGTTCGTTCTGCCTTGGTTCTCTCAGTCTCGCAGCGCCCGCGGCCTATGCCGCCATGGGAGAAGGCCAATTTTTCCTGCCCATGCAGGATTCGCCTGCCTATCTGGCGCGCCCCTCGCAGGGCTACCTTGGCGTCGACATTCGCGACATCGACAGTGACCGCGCCGGTGCCCTCAAATTGAAGGAGGCCAAAGGCGCGGAAATCGTCACCGTCGACCACGACGCACCAGCCGGCAAATCCGGCCTCAGAGTCCACGACGTCATCCTCGAAATGAATGGCCAGGCCGTCGAAGGCGTCGAGCAGCTCCGCCGCTTGTTACGCGAAACTCCCTCCGGAAGAACCGTTACCTTCGTCGTCAGCCGCAACGGTGTGCTCACCAACGTGAGCGTACAGCTTGCCGATCGCGCCACCGTCGAGCAGGAGGCATGGAACAACCACATCAGCGTCCCGGAGCCGCCTCCCGCCATGGGCTTCAACTCCTCCACTGCAGGCTCGCCCCACGGCCTCATGGGAGGCTGGTCCCTCGGCAAGGGCAGCGCCCTCTACGTGGGAGCCATAATGGATCCCGTCGCCCCCCAGCTCGCCAACTACATCGGCGTACAGGAGGGGATGGGTCTGCTGGTCAAGAGCGTGGATAGCAAGAGCCCCGCCGCCACCGCCGGGCTGAAACAAAACGATGTCGTCCTGAAGATCAACCAGGACACGTTGAGCACCCGTGCCGACTGGGAGCGCGAACTGCGCGAGAACTACGGCAAGAGCGTCCAGCTCACCATCGTCCGCGACCGCAAGCAGCAGGTCCTGACCATGCAGGCCGGCTCCCCCAAGAACCAGAAAAAGAAGAGTGAGCTGGACTGGCCCGGCTTCGCACCCTCCAAAGCCGAGATCGATGCCCTCGTAGCCAGTGCGAAGCAGGAAATGCCCAACATAGATTCCAGGGCTCTGGCGGAAGAGGTCCGCAAATCCCTGAGTGGCGTGAACCCCGACGCCATCCGACAGCAGATGGAGGAGATGCGCCAGCAGATGCCCGAACTCTTCACTCCGCAGCAGATGGATCAGCTTCGCCGCGAAATGGACCGCCTGCGGCAGGAACTCCCCGCGCAGCCGATGGACTGA
- a CDS encoding HEAT repeat domain-containing protein: protein MKCELAQEKIALAVYGELPDEASPELDRHLAICDACRRELEAVQALHQAMYLYPVTEPSANLLARTRLRLEDALDTLPRQSWMVRLAQNMLAGAGRLRTAPVAASVLLLLGIGGGAFGGYHLAEKRAAANAAIVAASNEDLSSAQIANVSSIVREPDSETVEVSYDRVVPVKMRGSLDDPFIRSLLLAAAQANGDNEIRSNSVGLLAAECRAGHQCNGGPVRDALMVSARYDRSPAVRRKALAGLEPFIAEDMRVRDAVLEILMSDGDPAVRTQAISVLQPVEADSSVRQVLHTVAVEDQNPHIRNASQQVLSQLPEIQ from the coding sequence ATGAAGTGCGAACTGGCACAAGAAAAAATAGCGCTTGCCGTCTACGGGGAACTGCCGGACGAAGCCAGCCCGGAACTCGATCGACATCTTGCCATCTGCGACGCCTGCCGCCGCGAACTGGAGGCCGTACAGGCACTCCATCAGGCCATGTACCTCTATCCCGTAACGGAGCCCTCCGCCAACCTGCTGGCGCGGACGCGGCTCCGGCTGGAAGACGCCCTCGATACTCTTCCCCGGCAGAGCTGGATGGTTCGCCTGGCACAGAACATGCTTGCCGGAGCAGGCCGTCTGCGTACTGCCCCCGTTGCCGCATCTGTCCTCCTGCTGCTCGGCATTGGCGGCGGAGCTTTTGGCGGATATCACCTGGCGGAGAAACGGGCGGCGGCCAACGCCGCCATTGTTGCCGCTTCCAATGAGGACTTAAGCTCCGCGCAGATTGCCAACGTCAGCAGCATCGTGCGCGAGCCCGATTCGGAGACAGTGGAGGTCAGCTACGACCGCGTCGTGCCCGTCAAGATGCGCGGCTCGCTCGACGACCCCTTTATCCGGAGTCTGCTGCTGGCCGCCGCGCAGGCCAATGGCGATAACGAGATCCGCAGCAATAGCGTCGGGCTGCTCGCCGCCGAGTGCCGCGCCGGCCACCAGTGCAACGGAGGCCCCGTTCGCGACGCCCTGATGGTCTCCGCTCGCTACGATCGCTCTCCGGCGGTACGCCGTAAAGCGCTTGCCGGGCTGGAGCCCTTCATCGCGGAAGACATGCGCGTACGCGATGCCGTCCTGGAGATACTGATGAGCGACGGTGACCCGGCGGTTCGCACCCAGGCCATCAGCGTTCTGCAACCGGTCGAGGCCGACAGCAGCGTGCGCCAGGTGCTCCACACGGTTGCGGTTGAGGACCAGAATCCACACATTCGTAATGCTTCGCAACAGGTGTTGAGCCAGTTGCCCGAAATACAATGA
- a CDS encoding sigma-70 family RNA polymerase sigma factor, which yields MELIREAQQGSRAAFDTLVRQYDAQVLRLALHLTGSEHDAEDIHQEAFLKAYRYLGNFRFECSFYTWLYRIVTNLCLDHLRRRKSRREEQSILVDSSGEEIDLLSNVSDERPGANPARELDRKLLAQKIKAALDTLTPRERMVFELKHYQGLKLRTIGEMLHTTEETAKNTLFRATRKLRTHLTELR from the coding sequence ATGGAACTGATTCGTGAAGCCCAACAGGGCTCGCGAGCAGCGTTCGACACGCTGGTGCGCCAATACGATGCCCAGGTGTTACGCCTTGCGCTGCATCTTACGGGCTCCGAACACGACGCCGAGGATATCCACCAGGAAGCTTTTCTCAAGGCCTATCGCTATCTGGGGAACTTCCGCTTTGAGTGCTCGTTTTATACCTGGCTCTACCGGATCGTCACCAATCTCTGCCTGGACCATCTTCGCCGCCGCAAATCCCGCCGCGAAGAGCAATCGATACTGGTGGATTCGTCCGGCGAGGAGATCGACCTGCTGAGCAATGTGTCCGACGAGCGTCCGGGAGCCAACCCCGCCCGCGAACTGGACCGCAAGCTCCTTGCCCAGAAAATCAAGGCGGCTTTGGACACACTAACCCCGCGCGAACGCATGGTTTTTGAGTTGAAGCACTACCAGGGCCTGAAGTTGAGGACCATCGGAGAGATGCTGCACACCACGGAAGAGACGGCGAAAAACACCCTCTTCCGTGCGACCAGAAAGTTAAGGACGCATCTGACGGAACTACGTTGA
- a CDS encoding GH92 family glycosyl hydrolase — MITRRTFLGAVSAVSAAGLASSHGLDKLASAVARSSSAPDLTKYVKLAIGTGGHGHTYPGATVPFGMVQLSPDTFNEGWDHCSGYHYSDTSIMGFSHTHLSGTGAADLLDFLLMPGTGPVKTVPGSLEHPEEGYRSRFSHADEIAEPGYYSVLLKDYGIRAELSATERAGIHKYTFPKSDSSHFILDLTHLNGGNPKSILWSNVKFVGNDTITGGRSTALWAAGREIYFAMKFSRPFASSEIVADDQKLDPSVRQSDSKSLKCLVHFQTAEGEVIYVKTGISGVSAEAAMKNLDAEIPGWDFAKVKAQAHSAWQQELSAITVESASQKHKEIFYTGLYHALVSPTLFDDVDGHYRGMDGKVHQLEPGLHNYSTFSLWDTYRATHPLYTLAQGKRVPDLVNCLIRMADESPAGMPVWPLHARETACMTGYHSVVVMAEAHAKGFRGIEFDKAYSLVRKRALEEDYQGLAAFRKEGYIACDKEPESTSKTMDYAYDSWAAAHLARAAGAHEDAAQLLAGAGNYRNLYDKTTTFIRPKLANGEWAEPFSPIEIGHSKQWRDYTESNPWVTTFSAQHDPKGLGQLFGGREALVAKLDALFSAPSDLPPDAPPDIAGLVGQYAHGNEPGHHIAYLYACAGAPYKTQERVRSLLETMYDNQPDGLAGNEDCGQMSAWYIISALGFYAVDPVSANYVFGSPLFDRAAIRLANGKELVLETKRKSPEDKYIQSVTFNGKPHTKVWFSHADVANGGTFVFTMGSEPNKAFGADESAAPPSMTA; from the coding sequence ATGATCACAAGAAGAACATTTCTCGGTGCTGTTTCCGCTGTTTCCGCCGCCGGACTGGCAAGCTCGCACGGCCTGGACAAACTCGCTTCCGCCGTAGCCCGCTCCTCCTCCGCCCCTGACCTGACCAAATACGTCAAGCTCGCAATCGGCACCGGGGGACATGGACACACGTATCCCGGCGCTACCGTGCCCTTCGGCATGGTGCAGCTCAGTCCGGATACGTTCAACGAGGGCTGGGACCACTGCTCCGGCTACCACTACTCGGACACCTCCATCATGGGATTCAGCCATACCCATCTGAGCGGCACCGGTGCCGCCGATCTGCTGGACTTTCTGCTCATGCCCGGCACTGGCCCGGTCAAAACCGTTCCGGGCAGCCTGGAGCATCCCGAGGAGGGCTACCGCTCCCGCTTCTCCCACGCCGACGAGATCGCCGAGCCCGGCTATTACTCCGTCCTGCTCAAGGACTACGGCATCCGCGCCGAACTCAGTGCCACCGAACGCGCCGGAATTCATAAGTACACCTTTCCCAAGAGCGACTCCAGCCACTTCATCCTTGACCTGACTCACCTGAATGGCGGCAACCCAAAGTCCATTCTCTGGTCGAATGTGAAGTTCGTTGGCAACGACACCATCACCGGCGGACGCAGCACCGCGCTCTGGGCCGCTGGACGCGAAATCTACTTCGCCATGAAGTTCTCCCGGCCCTTCGCCTCCTCTGAGATCGTGGCCGACGATCAAAAGCTCGATCCCTCAGTGCGCCAGAGCGACAGCAAATCGCTCAAGTGCCTCGTCCACTTCCAAACCGCAGAGGGCGAAGTCATCTACGTCAAGACGGGAATCTCCGGCGTGAGCGCGGAAGCCGCAATGAAGAACCTCGATGCCGAAATCCCCGGCTGGGACTTCGCCAAGGTCAAGGCCCAGGCCCACTCCGCCTGGCAGCAGGAACTCTCCGCCATCACGGTTGAGTCCGCCAGCCAGAAGCACAAGGAAATCTTCTATACCGGCCTCTATCACGCCCTCGTCTCCCCTACCCTCTTCGATGACGTCGATGGCCACTACCGCGGCATGGACGGCAAGGTCCATCAACTGGAGCCGGGTCTGCACAACTACAGCACCTTTTCCCTCTGGGATACTTACCGGGCGACCCATCCCCTCTACACCCTCGCACAGGGCAAGCGCGTCCCCGATCTGGTCAACTGCCTCATCCGCATGGCGGACGAAAGCCCGGCAGGCATGCCTGTCTGGCCGCTGCATGCCAGGGAGACCGCCTGCATGACCGGCTACCACTCCGTCGTGGTGATGGCTGAGGCCCACGCCAAGGGCTTCCGCGGGATTGAGTTTGACAAGGCCTATTCCCTGGTCAGAAAGCGCGCCCTGGAAGAGGACTACCAGGGCCTCGCAGCCTTCCGCAAAGAGGGCTACATCGCCTGCGACAAGGAGCCGGAATCAACCAGCAAGACGATGGACTACGCCTATGACAGTTGGGCCGCAGCCCATCTCGCCCGCGCCGCCGGAGCCCATGAGGACGCTGCGCAACTGCTGGCAGGCGCCGGGAATTACCGTAATCTCTACGACAAGACAACGACCTTCATCCGCCCCAAACTTGCCAATGGCGAGTGGGCCGAGCCCTTCAGCCCGATCGAGATCGGCCACTCGAAGCAGTGGCGCGATTACACGGAGTCGAATCCCTGGGTAACGACGTTCTCCGCGCAGCACGACCCCAAGGGCCTGGGCCAGTTGTTCGGCGGCCGCGAGGCTCTCGTTGCCAAGCTCGACGCGCTCTTCAGCGCCCCCTCGGACCTGCCGCCCGATGCGCCGCCCGATATCGCCGGCCTCGTCGGGCAATATGCGCACGGAAACGAGCCCGGCCATCATATCGCCTACCTCTATGCCTGCGCCGGCGCACCCTATAAGACCCAGGAGCGCGTCCGCAGCCTGCTCGAAACCATGTACGACAACCAGCCGGATGGATTGGCAGGAAACGAAGATTGCGGCCAGATGTCGGCCTGGTACATCATCAGCGCCCTCGGCTTTTACGCCGTCGATCCGGTCAGCGCCAACTACGTCTTCGGCTCGCCGCTTTTTGACCGTGCAGCTATCCGGCTGGCCAACGGCAAGGAGCTCGTCCTGGAGACAAAGCGCAAGTCCCCCGAGGACAAATACATCCAATCCGTAACCTTCAACGGGAAGCCCCACACCAAAGTCTGGTTCAGCCATGCCGACGTCGCCAATGGCGGAACCTTCGTCTTTACCATGGGCAGCGAACCCAACAAGGCCTTCGGTGCCGACGAGAGCGCCGCACCGCCCTCCATGACCGCATAA